From the genome of Suricata suricatta isolate VVHF042 chromosome 3, meerkat_22Aug2017_6uvM2_HiC, whole genome shotgun sequence, one region includes:
- the LOC115286579 gene encoding olfactory receptor 51F2-like, protein MPSFNQSIFQPTVFFLTGIPGFETYHAWLSIPFCCLYAIAISGNGMILFVILTESSLHEPMYYFLSMLSFTDLGLCLSTLVTMLGIFWFNAREISFDACIGQMFFIHGFTFMESSVLLVMAFDRFIAICNPLRYATILTNSRIIKAGFAIIIRGTLALVPLLLLLKRLSFCRGHVLHHSYCFHPDVMKLSCTDTKINSAFGLAIVISTAGLDSILILLSYVLIIHSVLNIASPEERKKVFGTCVSHISAVAIFYIPMISLSLVHRFGKHAPPLVHTLIANVYLLIPPVMNPIIYSVKTKQIRKAVLKIFL, encoded by the coding sequence ATGCCATCCTTCAATCAGAGCATTTTCCAGCCTACAGTCTTCTTTCTTACTGGCATCCCCGGGTTTGAAACCTACCATGCCTGGCTCTCCATCCCTTTTTGTTGTCTATATGCCATTGCCATCTCTGGGAATGGCATGATCTTATTTGTCATCCTCACTGAGTCAAGCCTCCATGAACCCATGTACTATTTTCTCTCCATGCTATCCTTCACAGACCTGGGACTGTGCCTTTCCACATTGGTCACCATGCTGGGTATTTTCTGGTTCAATGCTCGAGAAATCAGTTTTGATGCCTGCATTGGCCAAATGTTCTTTATCCATGGTTTCACATTTATGGAGTCCTCAGTACTCCTGGTGATGGCCTTTGATCGCTTCATTGCCATCTGTAATCCACTCAGATATGCCACAATCTTAACCAATTCAAGGATCATCAAAGCAGGCTTTGCCATTATTATTAGGGGGACACTGGCTCTAGTGCCTTTACTCCTGCTCCTAAAGCGTCTGTCTTTCTGCCGTGGCCATGTGCTGCACCATTCATATTGTTTCCACCCTGATGTGATGAAGCTGTCATGCACAGACACCAAGATCAACAGTGCATTTGGTTTGGCCATTGTCATATCAACTGCTGGCCTAGACTCTATCTTGATCCTTCTTTCCTATGTTCTGATCATTCATTCAGTGCTCAACATTGCCTCCCCCGAGGAGCGGAAAAAGGTCTTCGGTACCTGTGTCTCACACATAAGTGCCGTTGCCATCTTCTACATCCCCATGATCAGCTTGTCACTGGTGCATAGATTTGGGAAGCATGCCCCTCCTCTTGTGCACACTCTTATTGCCAATGTTTATCTGCTCATCCCTCCTGTGATGAATCCCATAATCTACAGTGTGAAGACCAAGCAAATTCGTAAGGcagttctcaaaatatttctt